The Deinococcus sp. KNUC1210 nucleotide sequence ATCTCGGATTTCTGTACTTGGTACAGCCAGCCGTGATCGTGCGCTCTTGCCGCCCTGCAAAACACGTCGTCGAAGGAGTGTCAACTCATGACGACCGAGCAACTCTGGGAGCAGTTCTTCTACAACCTGCGGGTTCAGCGCAGGTCCCAGGCCACCCTCAGCTTCTACCAGGTCACTCGCCAGAAGCTGGCCGGCTACCTGACGCTTGAGGGGTATCCGCAAGAGGTACCCGGACTCACCATCCAGCACCTGCGGAGCTTCGTGATGTGGCTGGAAGCACAGGGCCTCAATCCTGGCGGTCAGCATGCCCACGTCCGGGCAGTGAAGGCACTCTTCAACTGGAGCTGCCGGGAGGAATTGATCACCGTCAACCCGGCCACCCGGCTGGCTCTGCCACCGCTGCCCCGCCTGCGCCTGCCCACCGTCACCAGCAGCGAGACGCAGCGGCTGCTGACCACTGCCAAGACCTGGGATCAGCCGCTGCGCGACGCGGCCATAATCATGATGCTGTTCGATACCGGGCTGCGGGTGTCGGAGCTGGTCAAGCTGACACGCCAGGACCTGCTGGCCGCGCAGGGCCTCCTCCGGGTGCGTGGCGGCAAGGGTGAGAAGGACAGGACTGTGCCCATCGGCACCCGCACGCTGACCGCCCTGGGGGCCTACCAGCGCCGGGAACGGCGTCCACGCTGGCCGCACGTGGAAGAGCTGCTGCTCAGCCACCGGGGTGAGCCGCTGACGCGCAGCGGCGTCGGCATCCGCCTGGCCCGGCTGTCGGTCGCTTCAGAGATGCCCAGGGAACTGACGGCTCCACATGCCTTTCGCCGGGGCTTCGCGGTGGAATTCCTGCGGAACGGCGGCGACGTGTTCACGTTGCAGCAGATCATGGGGCACGCCAGTCTCGACATGACCCGGCGGTACGTGTCGTTCCTCGACGAAGACCTCAAGTCAGCCCACCTGCGCTTTTCACCGGGCGACCGGCTGTGAAGAGCACAGCGGTGATGAACAAGACCATCCTTTACATCGGCATCAATGAGGAAGTCGGCGACCTCGCCGTGCAGCTTGCCCTCGCGCTCGCGCACCGTGGACAGACGGTGCTGGTTTCACGCCTGACCGACGAGGTGCCGCCTGGCCGCGTGGTCGACGCGTTGCATCTCGCCAGCGTTCGCCTTGCTGTGATGGAGATACACGGCGATGACCTAACAAGCAGCATGGCCGCAGCGCGGCAGGCAGGGCTGGACTACCACATCGTCCTGCTGGATGACCTCGACCCGCTGATGCACGCCGCGCGTCCGGGGTCGTTGATCGTCAATCTCACCCGCACGGAGGACAGTCTGAAGGAGCTGCTCACGCTGGTCGATCTTGCGCTTCAGTTGAAGCGCGGGATGTTGTTCGTGCTGCTACTAGAGCAGGCCGTCCCTGCGGCGGAACCAGCACCCGAAGTTTGAACTGGGTCGTCTGCTAGCCTGGAGAAACAAGACAGCAGCACTACGGATCACCGACGAGAGGCATCTCTCCGCCTGGGTGATCGGCCCCTTCAGCACATCTACACCGGCGGACTGTCAGCAGGGATACGCGAGGTCAGTTCTCCTATTCGGCAGCTACTTCGAGGGGAGCATAAGGCCGCTTCGTCCCTCTCCCGTCCTTGGTTCCTCATGACGGGGCCGCCCACTCCAACAGAACTAAAGCTCCACCAGAACACCAAAACGTACTTGTCTAGCTGGGTGTTGACAGAGGTAGTACGCTGAAGACCAAGCAGAACAAGTAGCGCCTTCGACAACACGTATGGCCTCTGACACGACGTGCAGCGTTGACGCAAAACAGACACCCTAGCGCCACTCCACGCCGAGACCAGCGTGTGGACGCGTAGAGTGCCCACACACTCGCCGCCTTCCCATCGCCCCAACTTCACCGAGCATCCGAACTGTTTGAAAATTCGCGTGTGCTACGGTGGAGGAAAGGGCACAATGATCTGCAAGTCGACCTGGGTCGGTTCACTTTAAAAAGTCGGCCTGTACAGTAAAAGACATGGCGAACTCCAACATTCCTGAGGGCAACGTTCTTGACTTAGCAACGTTCGATCCCAACCCCTACACGGATGAGCAGCACCAGCGAGTTCTGGCCCGCGCCTGCGAACTCAGGCCGCTGCTGACCGAGAAGAGGCGCCTTCCGACAGAACGCGAGGCTGAGTTCACGGAGGTCGTCACTTTTAGGCCCTCTTTCCTCACTTGACAGGCATCGTAGGCTGGAGTTGATCCTCTCGCCGCACCACCTGTGTCAAGGATACGAGTTGCCTCGCATGAACGCCTCGAAAAAAATTTGAAATTCTCGGTGTTGTAAGCCAGGTAGGCACACCACCTCGTCCCTTCCAACCAATGCACCACCCGCACCCCGCTTTCGAGCGGGGTTTCTCATTGCTGCAATCGCAGCCTCAGTTCAGAGGAGGTGATGTCATCCTATTCCAACCATATCGAAGTCGCGCTCCACCCTGCTCGTCATCGTGACCCAGTGCTGTTGAGCAGCGCCGCAGCCCAGGAAGACAACGCGCCTTCCAACGACATGCTCCGGCCAAGAGAACAGCAGGTCATCCCATCCGAGGTGCCCACCTCCAGACAACTCCGCCGACACCCATGAACAGTTCGAGCCTCTCCCGAGATTTCTCGGAAGCGCGTTCAGGACACGCATGGCCCTCAAAGATATTCAGATCCAACGCCTCCTCG carries:
- a CDS encoding tyrosine-type recombinase/integrase, with product MTTEQLWEQFFYNLRVQRRSQATLSFYQVTRQKLAGYLTLEGYPQEVPGLTIQHLRSFVMWLEAQGLNPGGQHAHVRAVKALFNWSCREELITVNPATRLALPPLPRLRLPTVTSSETQRLLTTAKTWDQPLRDAAIIMMLFDTGLRVSELVKLTRQDLLAAQGLLRVRGGKGEKDRTVPIGTRTLTALGAYQRRERRPRWPHVEELLLSHRGEPLTRSGVGIRLARLSVASEMPRELTAPHAFRRGFAVEFLRNGGDVFTLQQIMGHASLDMTRRYVSFLDEDLKSAHLRFSPGDRL